The following are from one region of the Rhodopirellula sp. P2 genome:
- a CDS encoding serine/threonine-protein kinase: MIARIRDEKQHGGLHYDQETLHDYLHDRLDADTQEVTQHIEVCEECQAHVESLVTDGVTWEDVGELLRDPIANWSEHHSGDFEFDTNAKAQSSWTKFLQPSDTPGSIGRFARFEIHQILGRGGMGIVMEATDTSLGRRCAVKVLAPELATSAAARKRFSREAKSAAAVVHPHVVPIQTVDEHEGLPYLVMPVVDGPSLQQRIDRDGPLSLIETVRIASQIADGLAAAHEQGLVHRDIKPANVLLENGVERVQITDFGLARAVDDASMTRSGVIAGTPQYMSPEQAHGDSIDHRSDLFSLGSVIHFMLSGRSPFRSETTMGVLNRIGNDQPRSLREINPDVPEWLDAIVARLLSKDPDLRYQSSSEVAELLTAWQAHLLDPANVKAPEPASQAKPLASRFAIGGRFDGKLPWILAAGMFGFFAWAATVILLQTDQGTLRIESSADANVPIVIRKGDEVVEELTVTSDGASVEVKAGEYVIEIAGEADEFRVLDQSVVIQRGQTQVARIALLESDASGRPSVIERRMEGKEPPKISPFTRMEYDHGKVLVEFESKTYQLSGVDQFTIANLVLQSRALYGRKWKKRLSEDLVELLWEMKHFPGDTVDLHLKDLETGERRTVVGAKMTEENRSKLYRNNEHNQPEDDRDALNEFPSTDALENRFPMHWGGGPAGYQVLVDQSVKHSGEFSASLESTSQSWQPSFGTIVQAIQATKYTGKRIRFSGFIKTDKTEAAGLWLRVDSAKRGTVAFDNMQSRRIEGTHDWQEVQIVLDVPKDASVLTFGAILSGAGRLWVDDLSLAVVDQDVEPTRPPMQGKKQAIQIADELSESPLNLDFELGVGLVLIRPGKKSVFDRVSEVFSGENDFRAGFEPN; this comes from the coding sequence ATGATTGCACGCATTCGAGATGAGAAGCAGCACGGTGGACTTCACTACGATCAAGAAACGCTCCATGATTATCTCCACGATCGCTTGGACGCGGACACGCAAGAAGTCACCCAGCACATCGAGGTCTGCGAGGAATGCCAGGCTCATGTCGAAAGTCTGGTCACCGATGGCGTGACCTGGGAGGACGTGGGCGAGTTGCTTCGTGATCCGATCGCGAACTGGAGTGAGCACCACTCGGGCGACTTTGAATTCGACACCAACGCCAAGGCTCAATCGAGTTGGACCAAGTTCCTTCAGCCTTCCGACACCCCCGGATCGATTGGCCGTTTTGCGAGGTTCGAGATCCATCAGATCCTTGGCCGCGGCGGGATGGGGATTGTGATGGAGGCGACGGACACCTCGCTCGGCCGGCGCTGCGCGGTGAAGGTTCTCGCACCTGAATTGGCCACGTCCGCCGCCGCCCGCAAACGTTTTTCGCGGGAAGCCAAGAGTGCCGCTGCGGTGGTTCATCCGCATGTGGTGCCGATTCAAACGGTTGACGAACACGAGGGGCTTCCGTACTTGGTCATGCCGGTCGTGGATGGCCCGAGCCTGCAACAACGAATCGATCGCGACGGGCCGTTGTCCTTGATCGAAACGGTCCGCATCGCGTCGCAGATTGCCGATGGGTTGGCGGCTGCACACGAGCAGGGCTTGGTGCATCGCGATATCAAGCCCGCCAACGTGTTGTTGGAAAACGGTGTCGAACGAGTTCAGATCACGGACTTCGGTTTGGCGCGAGCGGTGGACGACGCCAGCATGACTCGCAGTGGCGTGATCGCGGGAACGCCGCAGTACATGTCTCCCGAACAGGCCCACGGGGATTCGATCGATCATCGCAGCGACCTGTTTTCGCTGGGCAGTGTGATTCACTTCATGCTGTCCGGTCGCAGCCCGTTCCGGTCGGAAACGACGATGGGAGTTCTCAACCGAATCGGCAACGACCAACCAAGGTCGCTTCGAGAGATCAACCCGGATGTTCCCGAGTGGCTTGATGCGATTGTGGCGAGATTGCTGAGCAAGGATCCCGACCTTCGCTACCAAAGCTCATCGGAAGTCGCTGAGTTATTGACAGCTTGGCAAGCTCATCTGCTGGATCCGGCCAACGTCAAAGCACCTGAGCCTGCGTCGCAAGCCAAACCGCTGGCAAGTCGTTTCGCCATCGGCGGGCGTTTTGATGGCAAGCTGCCTTGGATTCTTGCCGCCGGGATGTTTGGTTTCTTCGCTTGGGCCGCGACCGTCATCCTTCTGCAGACCGACCAGGGAACACTCCGGATCGAAAGCTCCGCAGACGCAAACGTGCCAATTGTGATTCGCAAAGGCGATGAAGTCGTCGAGGAATTGACCGTGACCAGCGACGGTGCCTCCGTCGAAGTGAAGGCGGGCGAGTATGTGATCGAGATCGCCGGTGAAGCGGACGAGTTCAGAGTGTTGGACCAGTCCGTCGTCATTCAACGTGGCCAGACACAGGTGGCAAGGATCGCTTTGCTTGAATCAGACGCGTCTGGTCGACCCAGCGTGATTGAACGGCGAATGGAAGGCAAAGAACCGCCCAAGATCTCTCCGTTCACCCGCATGGAATATGACCACGGAAAAGTCTTGGTTGAATTCGAGTCCAAGACCTATCAACTGTCGGGTGTGGATCAGTTCACCATCGCAAACCTTGTTCTGCAATCGCGAGCACTCTACGGTCGCAAATGGAAAAAGCGCTTGAGTGAGGACTTAGTCGAGTTGCTTTGGGAAATGAAGCACTTTCCTGGGGACACGGTGGACCTTCACCTGAAGGATCTAGAAACAGGCGAAAGGAGGACGGTCGTCGGTGCGAAAATGACCGAGGAGAATCGAAGCAAGCTGTACCGGAACAATGAGCACAATCAACCGGAGGATGACCGCGATGCTCTAAATGAATTTCCTTCAACCGACGCACTCGAAAATCGGTTTCCAATGCACTGGGGAGGCGGTCCCGCTGGGTACCAAGTGCTGGTTGATCAATCCGTCAAGCACTCTGGTGAGTTCAGTGCGTCGTTGGAAAGCACCAGTCAATCGTGGCAGCCAAGTTTCGGGACGATCGTCCAAGCGATTCAAGCTACCAAGTACACCGGAAAGCGGATTCGTTTCAGCGGTTTCATCAAGACGGACAAGACGGAGGCAGCCGGCTTGTGGTTGCGAGTCGATTCTGCCAAGCGTGGGACAGTCGCGTTCGACAACATGCAGTCTCGCCGAATCGAGGGAACCCATGACTGGCAGGAAGTGCAAATCGTTTTGGACGTTCCCAAGGATGCTTCGGTGCTGACGTTTGGTGCAATTCTCTCCGGGGCTGGTCGCCTTTGGGTGGATGATTTGTCGCTCGCGGTTGTTGATCAGGATGTTGAACCCACGCGGCCACCGATGCAGGGGAAGAAACAGGCCATTCAGATCGCTGACGAGCTGTCTGAGAGCCCACTGAATCTTGATTTTGAGTTGGGGGTTGGTTTGGTTCTCATTCGACCTGGCAAGAAGAGTGTTTTCGATCGAGTGTCGGAGGTCTTTTCGGGAGAGAATGATTTTCGGGCAGGTTTTGAACCAAACTGA
- a CDS encoding S8 family peptidase codes for MNGDLGQAARFKDAYVVLKSMAPRVGDPFSVPATISEASLEDRISIDTDEMTMPEVVQRSQERNVQAIAPVMPMRLIEPVASVAVNGLDPQTSASSGGATWGIEAVRATSSAFTGEGITVAVLDTGIDAGHPAFAATSITQRDFTGEGDGDNHGHGTHCAGTVCGNLVSTRIGVAPGVSRLLVGKVLGQTGGATNWIVNGILWAMEEGANVISMSLGTDFQRYRENLVARGIPTLAATSIALQGYRANVRLYDSLANTIRAQQSFRPSGCIVVAASGNESARDGNPAYEIAAAPPSNADGFLSVAAIGRNSNHSGFEIASFSNTGANVAAPGVDVVSAWPGGGLRSLNGTSMATPHVAGVAALWAQKALQQTGRIHAGDLMGKLVGNASIPTGLTAADVGTGLVVAP; via the coding sequence ATGAACGGTGATCTGGGTCAAGCAGCACGTTTCAAGGACGCTTACGTGGTGCTGAAAAGCATGGCACCTCGCGTGGGTGATCCCTTTTCGGTGCCGGCAACAATCTCGGAAGCCTCGTTGGAAGATCGAATCTCGATCGACACGGACGAGATGACGATGCCAGAAGTGGTCCAACGAAGTCAGGAGCGAAACGTGCAAGCGATCGCTCCCGTGATGCCGATGCGGTTGATTGAACCAGTGGCATCGGTCGCCGTGAATGGACTCGATCCCCAAACATCCGCCTCGTCCGGCGGTGCGACCTGGGGCATCGAAGCCGTGCGGGCAACGTCCAGCGCCTTCACTGGTGAAGGAATCACCGTCGCGGTATTGGACACTGGCATCGATGCCGGGCACCCGGCATTCGCCGCCACGTCCATCACTCAACGTGACTTCACCGGAGAGGGCGACGGCGACAATCACGGTCACGGAACTCACTGCGCGGGAACCGTCTGTGGCAATCTTGTCAGCACACGCATTGGCGTTGCCCCGGGCGTCAGTCGGCTATTGGTTGGCAAAGTGCTTGGGCAAACCGGCGGAGCCACCAACTGGATCGTCAATGGCATCCTGTGGGCAATGGAAGAGGGTGCCAATGTGATCTCCATGTCGCTTGGCACGGACTTCCAACGATATCGTGAGAACCTTGTCGCTCGCGGGATCCCAACCTTGGCAGCGACCAGCATTGCCTTGCAGGGATACCGAGCGAATGTTCGGTTGTACGATAGCCTCGCCAACACGATCCGTGCTCAGCAATCCTTCCGTCCCTCTGGATGCATCGTTGTGGCGGCGTCCGGGAATGAAAGCGCTCGCGACGGAAATCCCGCCTACGAGATCGCAGCCGCACCGCCATCCAACGCGGATGGCTTCCTTTCCGTGGCCGCCATTGGGCGCAATTCCAATCACTCAGGATTTGAAATCGCCAGCTTTTCCAACACGGGAGCCAATGTCGCGGCTCCTGGCGTGGACGTCGTTTCGGCTTGGCCTGGCGGTGGACTTCGGTCGCTCAATGGAACCAGCATGGCGACGCCGCATGTCGCTGGTGTGGCGGCGTTGTGGGCTCAAAAAGCTCTTCAACAAACCGGTCGCATCCATGCTGGAGATCTGATGGGAAAACTAGTCGGCAACGCCTCGATTCCCACTGGACTGACAGCCGCCGACGTTGGGACTGGATTGGTTGTCGCCCCCTGA
- a CDS encoding C1 family peptidase, translating into MPRNEITLDDTDYVLDARPDRIDHRDRPYQPPLISLPNRWPTERDIALALPYFSALVDDQGTEGACTGFGLAAVINFVIWRDTVLRLPRSDRGLLAIDLDQAISPAVSPYQLYHLARTYDEWEGEDYEGSSCRGAVKGYHKHGACLKSLWPEKKPPTGEARSLWQADAASRPLGAYYRIDRLSINDLQAAIYEVGAVYASAKVHGGWKLSNSPDKLPVIRRAPTAPHIGAHSFAIIGYESRGFIVQNSWGGDWGYYGFAILPYDDWAHSALDAWVAVMGAPTSVAADHIDDETTNTGLMQAMTLHSYRKDSLSLATTRNPGWFWGRSDSGERTVSPLSREEAYGLTVVLENDGRPLRRRVGFESVGEALEEIVHQLPKRWFQNFGEEFGDTLKLMVFFHGGLNSETDSLRRIEKMAPYFLANGIYPLFITWRTSFRDSITGILEDSLQRFFRPPTRADSLGWREAIREQVSEATDRAIEVACQQLLVKPIWTQMKQNAQAAIARDRGMYLVAQSIEKLFGELGGGELHLIGHSAGSLPIGHLLRRLQTRSMSVQSCRLFAPACTTDFANDHFGRAFEREVLSPDDFYLHVLSDKLERDDNISRYGKSLLYLVSRALEINHKEPLLGLEYVHQTDPAQVPNDFWHIPTSRRDGDRVNPDVQRWQENFLPLIPTKNITVHTETDVVTRVGSHGTSDTIRQTHGSFDNNIGLLTKSISQIKGKEANPKVTDLHDQ; encoded by the coding sequence ATGCCTCGCAATGAAATCACACTGGATGACACCGACTATGTGCTCGATGCGCGCCCCGATCGCATTGACCACCGAGACCGGCCGTATCAGCCACCGCTGATTTCGCTGCCCAATCGTTGGCCAACCGAGCGTGACATTGCCCTGGCACTGCCCTACTTCTCCGCCTTGGTCGACGACCAGGGAACCGAGGGTGCCTGCACCGGATTTGGGCTCGCCGCTGTCATCAACTTTGTCATCTGGCGAGACACTGTGTTGCGACTGCCACGCAGCGATCGCGGTCTGTTGGCAATCGACCTGGATCAGGCCATCTCGCCAGCGGTCAGCCCTTACCAGCTCTACCACCTGGCACGCACCTACGATGAGTGGGAGGGCGAAGACTATGAAGGCAGCAGTTGCCGGGGCGCGGTCAAGGGCTACCACAAACATGGTGCGTGCTTGAAATCGTTGTGGCCTGAGAAGAAGCCACCCACGGGAGAGGCGAGGAGCCTCTGGCAAGCCGACGCGGCTTCGCGCCCGCTGGGAGCTTACTACCGCATCGACCGTCTCTCGATCAATGATTTGCAAGCTGCGATCTACGAAGTCGGTGCGGTCTACGCTTCGGCAAAAGTGCACGGGGGATGGAAGCTGTCCAATTCGCCAGACAAATTGCCGGTCATCCGTCGAGCCCCAACGGCCCCTCACATCGGCGCTCATTCCTTCGCGATCATCGGCTACGAGTCGCGCGGGTTCATCGTCCAAAATTCCTGGGGCGGAGACTGGGGGTACTACGGCTTCGCGATCTTGCCCTACGACGACTGGGCGCACTCAGCGCTCGATGCTTGGGTCGCAGTCATGGGCGCGCCGACTTCCGTGGCGGCAGACCATATCGACGATGAAACCACCAACACCGGCCTCATGCAAGCGATGACGCTGCATAGTTATCGCAAGGATTCGTTGTCGCTCGCCACCACTCGAAACCCTGGTTGGTTCTGGGGGCGAAGTGATTCCGGCGAACGCACCGTCTCACCACTCAGCCGGGAAGAAGCCTACGGTCTCACCGTTGTCCTTGAGAACGATGGTCGCCCACTGCGAAGACGGGTGGGTTTTGAATCGGTCGGAGAAGCCCTCGAGGAAATCGTCCACCAACTGCCCAAGCGTTGGTTTCAAAACTTCGGTGAAGAATTTGGGGACACGCTCAAGCTGATGGTCTTCTTTCATGGCGGCCTGAACAGCGAAACCGATTCTCTGCGGCGGATCGAGAAGATGGCACCTTACTTCCTTGCCAATGGAATTTACCCCCTGTTCATCACCTGGCGGACCAGCTTTCGGGATTCCATCACCGGCATCTTGGAAGACAGCCTGCAACGATTTTTTCGTCCGCCCACCCGCGCGGATTCGTTGGGCTGGCGAGAGGCAATTCGCGAACAGGTCAGTGAAGCCACGGACCGCGCGATCGAAGTCGCGTGCCAACAGTTGCTCGTCAAGCCGATCTGGACGCAGATGAAGCAGAATGCCCAAGCGGCGATCGCACGTGATCGAGGAATGTACTTGGTTGCACAGTCCATCGAGAAACTGTTCGGAGAACTGGGCGGCGGAGAACTGCATTTGATCGGGCATTCTGCCGGATCGCTTCCCATTGGCCATTTGTTGCGGCGATTGCAAACGCGATCCATGTCGGTTCAATCCTGCCGACTGTTCGCCCCCGCCTGCACAACCGATTTCGCAAACGACCATTTCGGTCGCGCCTTTGAACGAGAGGTGCTGTCACCGGATGACTTCTACTTGCACGTGTTGTCGGACAAGCTCGAACGGGACGACAACATCTCTCGCTATGGAAAATCCCTGCTCTATCTCGTCTCTCGTGCGCTCGAGATCAACCACAAGGAACCGTTGTTGGGACTGGAGTATGTCCACCAAACGGATCCCGCCCAGGTGCCAAACGACTTTTGGCACATTCCGACGTCGCGCCGAGATGGCGATCGAGTCAACCCAGATGTCCAGCGTTGGCAAGAAAACTTCCTGCCATTGATTCCGACCAAGAACATCACCGTGCACACCGAAACCGATGTGGTGACTCGCGTGGGTTCACACGGGACGTCGGACACCATCCGACAGACCCACGGTTCCTTCGACAACAACATCGGTCTGCTGACCAAATCCATTTCTCAGATCAAGGGCAAGGAAGCCAATCCGAAGGTGACTGACTTACACGATCAATAA
- a CDS encoding RNA polymerase sigma factor, translating into MLQGPETRASLIGKLNEPTSEEVWTEFVSIYRPLVVRVALAKGLQHADAEDLTQDVFAAVRRSLIKFESRGSGSFRAWLFQITRNLVVNHLTRSKGPIGSGDSHVQQWLMQQPERENETATLFDHELRRQQFQLAADRVRPNVEPATWQSFWMTAVEGKSISCVAESLGKSEGSVRMAKCRVLARLQQEAQAISGQWEREA; encoded by the coding sequence ATGTTGCAAGGTCCGGAAACACGAGCGTCGCTGATTGGCAAGCTGAATGAGCCGACTTCGGAAGAAGTTTGGACGGAGTTTGTTTCGATCTATCGTCCGCTGGTGGTCCGGGTTGCCTTGGCGAAAGGTTTGCAGCACGCGGACGCGGAAGATTTGACGCAAGACGTTTTCGCGGCGGTGCGACGGTCGTTGATAAAGTTCGAGTCGCGTGGCAGCGGTTCGTTTCGGGCTTGGTTGTTCCAAATCACTCGCAACTTGGTCGTCAATCATTTGACGCGTTCCAAGGGACCGATCGGTTCGGGGGACAGCCACGTTCAACAGTGGTTGATGCAACAACCTGAACGAGAGAACGAAACGGCCACGCTGTTCGACCACGAACTGCGGCGTCAGCAATTTCAGCTTGCCGCCGATCGTGTGCGGCCGAATGTGGAACCCGCGACGTGGCAATCCTTTTGGATGACCGCCGTCGAGGGCAAATCCATCTCCTGTGTCGCGGAATCGCTCGGGAAGTCCGAGGGATCCGTGCGGATGGCAAAGTGCCGTGTGTTGGCACGTTTGCAACAAGAAGCTCAAGCAATTTCTGGTCAGTGGGAGAGGGAAGCATGA
- a CDS encoding AAA family ATPase, which yields MRSSASVRGGLSSLPETRPTLDPYGTFLLIHRIAIAGYRSIRSLTVRLGELTVVTGPNGSGKTNLYRSLRLIASAANGNLNQSLAEEGGFESVLWAGPEMIPIEMKRGEVPVQGTLRRKPIALKLAFSADPMSYCIDLGHPVPSNSMFDGDPEIKRECIWTGPTPDARSLCVDRKGANLRCRSGKGKWQDIDLHLSRGTSLMTEYADPFAAPEIIVMKEQLRGWRFYDTFRCDSHAPARLPSPQTFTPVMANDGSNLAAALQTIREIGDSHIVEQAIEEAFPGSQLHVQSGESGMQVVLAQPGMLRGLTARELSDGTLRYLLLLAALFSPRPPELLVLNEPETSLHPELIEPLANMICRAAERSQVIVVSHNQHLVEQLERDDICVPVRLNKETGETIVEGTDLLSQHGWKWPAR from the coding sequence ATGCGATCTTCAGCTTCGGTTCGGGGAGGACTATCATCGCTACCAGAAACACGTCCGACTCTGGATCCCTACGGCACCTTTCTCTTGATCCACCGAATCGCAATCGCCGGCTACCGTTCGATCCGCTCGCTGACCGTGCGACTGGGTGAGTTGACGGTGGTCACCGGACCAAATGGAAGCGGTAAGACAAACCTGTATCGTTCGCTGCGTTTGATTGCTTCGGCTGCCAATGGCAACCTGAACCAATCGTTGGCGGAAGAAGGCGGATTTGAATCCGTGCTTTGGGCGGGGCCCGAAATGATCCCCATCGAAATGAAACGGGGCGAGGTTCCCGTGCAAGGAACCTTGCGTCGAAAACCCATCGCATTGAAGCTCGCCTTCTCTGCCGACCCGATGAGCTACTGCATCGACCTGGGTCACCCCGTTCCATCCAACTCCATGTTCGATGGTGACCCTGAGATTAAACGCGAATGCATTTGGACGGGGCCGACTCCAGACGCCAGATCGCTGTGCGTTGATCGCAAGGGAGCGAACTTGCGATGCCGATCGGGGAAAGGCAAATGGCAAGACATCGATTTACACTTGTCTCGCGGGACAAGCCTGATGACCGAGTACGCCGATCCTTTCGCTGCTCCCGAGATCATCGTGATGAAGGAGCAATTGCGGGGTTGGAGGTTCTACGACACGTTCCGATGTGACTCGCACGCCCCCGCTCGACTGCCATCGCCTCAAACGTTCACTCCAGTGATGGCCAACGACGGATCCAACTTGGCCGCGGCTCTGCAAACGATCCGCGAGATCGGCGACAGCCACATCGTCGAACAAGCCATCGAGGAAGCCTTTCCTGGTTCGCAACTTCACGTGCAATCCGGCGAGAGCGGCATGCAAGTCGTGCTGGCTCAGCCTGGCATGCTACGTGGTCTCACGGCCAGAGAATTGTCCGATGGGACGCTTCGGTATCTGTTGTTGCTGGCTGCGTTGTTTTCACCGCGACCACCGGAGTTGTTGGTGTTGAACGAACCCGAAACCAGCTTGCATCCGGAGCTGATCGAACCGCTGGCAAACATGATCTGCCGAGCAGCGGAGCGAAGCCAAGTCATCGTTGTCAGTCACAATCAACATCTCGTCGAACAACTGGAACGGGACGACATCTGCGTGCCGGTGCGTCTGAACAAAGAGACGGGTGAAACCATCGTCGAAGGAACCGACTTGCTGAGCCAGCACGGATGGAAGTGGCCGGCGCGGTAG
- a CDS encoding methyltransferase family protein — MTNSDDRQPSNRETTVRDTPVRIVSAYLVVQAIGTLAWWILLLVYPASIPWFQPAAWPNGALLSFWMADFVLIIAGSLLAAICVWRQASSATTLVWIVAAITWYPTLVCIATSLQTGEAWIASAMMVCMAGLSLSMATIHGNTSQSPATIRVASMSSAVATALTLVQTVIFWGTFLWVLPMGIVELQLRLGWQVFQHPLQSPLSGGLFLVASSLGLWSGITMAIRGDGTPLPMATAPRLVITGPYRCVRNPMALAGIVQGLAVGWLLGSIPVIVYSLCGAVVWHVFVRPVEECDLQLRFGEDYHRYQKHVRLWIPTAPFS, encoded by the coding sequence GTGACCAACAGTGACGATCGGCAACCGAGCAACCGCGAAACAACGGTGAGAGACACTCCCGTTCGGATTGTCTCCGCCTATCTCGTCGTGCAAGCCATTGGCACGCTGGCGTGGTGGATCTTGTTGCTTGTCTATCCGGCCAGCATCCCGTGGTTTCAGCCCGCCGCTTGGCCGAATGGTGCACTGCTTTCGTTTTGGATGGCGGACTTCGTGTTGATCATCGCTGGCTCACTCTTAGCCGCGATTTGCGTGTGGCGTCAAGCGTCTTCGGCCACCACATTGGTTTGGATTGTTGCAGCGATCACTTGGTACCCGACCTTGGTTTGCATCGCGACCAGCCTGCAAACCGGAGAAGCTTGGATCGCATCGGCGATGATGGTTTGCATGGCTGGGTTGTCGCTTTCCATGGCAACGATCCATGGAAACACGTCGCAATCTCCCGCCACGATTCGCGTTGCTTCGATGAGTTCCGCTGTGGCAACCGCGTTGACTCTGGTGCAAACCGTGATCTTCTGGGGGACGTTTCTGTGGGTGCTGCCGATGGGAATCGTTGAACTGCAACTTCGACTCGGATGGCAAGTGTTTCAGCATCCGCTGCAGTCACCATTGTCCGGTGGTTTGTTTCTCGTTGCATCTTCGCTTGGGCTATGGAGCGGCATCACGATGGCGATTCGCGGCGATGGCACGCCTCTGCCCATGGCCACCGCACCTCGTTTGGTGATCACCGGGCCGTACCGCTGCGTTCGCAATCCGATGGCACTCGCGGGCATCGTTCAGGGCCTCGCGGTGGGATGGCTTCTCGGCAGCATCCCCGTCATCGTTTACTCGCTGTGCGGAGCGGTGGTCTGGCACGTCTTCGTGCGTCCGGTCGAAGAATGCGATCTTCAGCTTCGGTTCGGGGAGGACTATCATCGCTACCAGAAACACGTCCGACTCTGGATCCCTACGGCACCTTTCTCTTGA